A single region of the Vicia villosa cultivar HV-30 ecotype Madison, WI linkage group LG4, Vvil1.0, whole genome shotgun sequence genome encodes:
- the LOC131596237 gene encoding uncharacterized protein LOC131596237 — translation MEGREDNSNGAAIPKKSRSLDIKSLYKSKLTEEGSKKNSKRKSSSAPGGSDETRSKRKKAKKEVVLSSLENGDGSGKKVADEVCEKGSGSGGGDDLGGLKLGVSEVFNSSSGLNGVLLGVSSDVCIPKRKRTLVGRKKSNLGQSLNLVGHPSIRVGDDDLVPKIGSDDLGREVQSSKSNLKKHFDEFKENRNSDSNSISVQHVTENGDHAPNSVVNSGLSSLKKAKKKDRKRKSLASDKPSVSKEAEPLIDSCTISVDLQDEDEENLEENAARMLSSRFDPSCTGFSSSSKSSPRPSANGLSFFLSSSQNIVNRGSKSRSGSESASVDTAGRHLRPRKQDKDKEKSRKRRHFYEILPGDVDAYWVLNRRIKVFWPLDQSWYYGLVNEYDEAQRLHHIKYDDRDEEWINLHTERFKLLLLRNEVPGRAKGRRDLTKRRRPDQQNGSKSEKERQRKEVITKDDSCGGSSMDSEPIISWLARSSHRLKSSSFHGIKKQKTSVTHPSPTSSLLYDEPVSGKGNATKSSSRDASNNFSCGSISQEKVSDNLREKSSLQSATQIKDSKLPAVYFRKRYRRPAGMLPPAPRAKHIIVSTPCSISFDHVVGGIQNVKQPRGRRFEGPLWFNYNEGVSKMFWNMESASFKFHLNFPIRLILNEAFQSENLWLLYAVLLLRYGTIVTKWPRVCLEMLFVDNVAGLRFLLFEGCLKMAATFVFFVLRVFHQPAPLGNYDLHLQLPFTSIGFKFSSLHAIKQPLVFALYNFSRLKSSHWVYLDSKLKRHCLLSKQLHLSECTYDNIQALQHGSNEFTTASISRPSSVKVMRKRSRPGINIMGLSKVSSQVNTHQSSDSGKRKLPPFALSFAAAPTFFLCLHLKLLMEQSTAHVGLCNQETTDGQEDSGLVTDDYSNIDDCSNRSSEIILQKDTTTLSNDATGDGWSCPGLDPLMDPSACGDQAVSQNDQSIGLQGTGTSISHGSEGLGNTRSRESQSHHSAPKLGSLPSNSLIHQDKVDGGSHSFNGDLRVQIPSVDEFEKPNNAQQSPDLSWNVNGSVIPSSNRTAPRSSYRSRNSSMSLGFQSHLWSDGKPDSLYNDFSSGPKKPRTQVSYSVPFAGYELSSRHRGHNQKGLPNKRIRKASEKKSSDVTRAPEKNFECLSCDANVLITAGDKGWREYGSHVVLELFDHNEWKLSVKVLGVTRYSYKALQFIQLGSTNRYTHAMMWKGDKDWILEFPDRSQWALFKEMHEECYNRNLRAASVKNIPIPGVHLIEENDDNGSEVTFVRSSMYFQQVETDFEMALNPSRVLYDMDSEDEQWFSNIQNSDKYNSDLNGITEEMFEKTMDLFEKAAYAKMRDQFTPHEIEELTFHVGPLGLVKIIYDHWLQRRQKKGMALIRHFQMPMWERYQQQLKEWEVAVTKNNIASNGCLDKGATLEKPAMFAFCLKPRGLESQNKGLKHRSQKKISVSGHTNRFRYHDGFQTNGRRPNGSAFSDERYPGHSYDSLDDSPVPLTSPRVFSQRDTASMKYYSMSNDVYYRNHMQKINRSKSKKLGSFTHNNDSHTPASYSQRLPSSSAKRNGVRTNVVKYELPGHRKYVPDSPQKQWIEQLNGSDLEEFRRRDLVNAAQRARKIAKLKRERAKKLHSRADVAIHRAMVALMIAEAKKASEEEVGEGNKNQ, via the exons ATGGAAGGTAGAGAAGATAACTCCAATGGTGCTGCAATTCCTAAGAAATCGAGATCTCTTGATATTAAAAGTTTGTATAAATCGAAATTGACAGAAGAGGGTTCGAAGAAAAACTCGAAGAGGAAGAGTAGTAGTGCTCCCGGGGGCAGTGATGAGACTAGGAGTAAGAGAAAGAAGGCTAAAAAAGAAGTGGTTTTGAGTAGTTTAGAAAATGGTGATGGTAGTGGGAAGAAGGTTGCCGATGAAGTATGTGAAAAAGGGTCGGGTTCTGGTGGGGGGGATGATTTGGGTGGACTGAAATTGGGAGTGAGTGAAGTGTTTAATAGCAGTAGTGGGCTTAATGGAGTTTTGCTTGGTGTTTCTAGTGATGTTTGTATTCCTAAACGTAAAAGGACTTTAGTGGGGCGGAAGAAATCCAATCTTGGTCAATCATTGAATCTGGTAGGGCATCCTAGTATTAGAGTTGGCGATGATGATCTGGTGCCTAAGATAGGTAGTGATGATTTGGGTAGGGAAGTTCAATCTTCAAAGAGTAATTTGAAGAAACATTTTGATGAATTTAAGGAAAATAGGAATAGTGATTCAAATTCAATTTCAGTTCAGCATGTCACGGAGAATGGGGATCATGCCCCTAATTCTGTTGTAAATAGTGGTCTTTCTTctttaaaaaaggcaaaaaagaaGGATAGGAAGCGGAAGAGTCTGGCTTCAGATAAACCTAGTGTTTCGAAGGAGGCTGAGCCTTTGATTGATAGCTGTACAATATCTGTTGATTtgcaggatgaggatgaggaaaACCTTGAAGAGAATGCAGCCAGAATGCTTTCTTCAAGGTTTGATCCAAGCTGTACTGGGTTTTCTTCTAGTAGCAAGTCTTCTCCCCGGCCATCAGCAAATGGTTTGTCCTTTTTTCTATCTTCTAGTCAAAACATTGTTAACCGTGGCTCAAAGTCTCGGTCAGGTTCAGAATCAGCTTCAGTTGATACTGCTGGCAGACATTTGAGACCAAGGAAGCAAGACAAAGATAAAGAAAAATCCAGGAAGAGGCgccatttttatgaaattttgccTGGTGATGTAGATGCATATTGGGTACTGAACCGTAGAATTAAAGTATTTTGGCCTTTGGACCAGAGTTGGTATTATGGTCTTGTCAATGAGTATGACGAGGCACAAAGGCTTCACCATATCAAATATGATGACCGAGATGAGGAATGGATTAATCTCCATACTGAGAGGTTCAAACTCTTGTTACTTCGTAATGAAGTTCCTGGACGTGCAAAAGGGAGAAGGGATTTGACAAAACGTAGAAGGCCTGATCAGCAAAATGGAAGCAAGTCCGAGAAAGAAAGGCAAAGAAAAGAAGTAATTACGAAGGATGATAGTTGTGGTGGGAGCTCTATGGACTCAGAGCCTATAATTTCATGGTTGGCTCGATCTTCTCATCGGCTTAAATCTTCTtcttttcatggcattaagaaaCAGAAAACTTCGGTGACACATCCAAGTCCAACCTCATCATTGTTATACGATGAACCTGTTTCAGGAAAGGGAAATGCAACTAAGAGTTCATCTAGGGATGCTTCAAATAATTTTTCTTGTGGTTCTATATCACAAGAAAAGGTAAGTGATAATTTGAGGGAGAAGTCCTCATTGCAAAGTGCCACTCAAATTAAAGATTCCAAACTGCCTGCTGTATATTTTAGAAAGCGGTATCGAAGGCCAGCTGGAATGTTGCCTCCTGCGCCCAGAGCGAAACACATCATTGTAAGTACACCTTGTTCTATTTCCTTTGATCATGTGGTTGGTGGGATTCAGAATGTAAAACAACCAAGGGGCAGAAGGTTTGAGGGGCCACTGTGGTTCAATTACAATGAGGGAGTGTCAAAAATGTTTTGGAACATGGAGTCAGCATCATTCaaatttcacttgaattttcctATACGGTTGATACTAAATGAAGCTTTTCAATCCGAAAATCTGTGGCTGCTCTATGCTGTTTTACTGCTTCGGTATGGTACAATTGTGACCAAGTGGCCAAGAGTTTGTTTGGAGATGCTGTTTGTTGATAATGTAGCGGGTTTGAGATTTCTATTATTTGAAGGTTGCTTAAAGATGGCTGCAACCTTTGTCTTTTTTGTCCTTAGGGTTTTCCACCAACCTGCTCCCCTAGGGAACTATGACCTGCACTTGCAGCTTCCATTTACATCCATTGGGTTCAAGTTTTCCAGTCTTCACGCTATCAAGCAGCCACTTGTGTTTGCACTCTACAATTTCTCCAGATTGAAGAGTTCACATTGGGTGTATTTGGATTCCAAGCTGAAGAGACACTGCCTACTCAGTAAGCAGCTCCATCTATCTGAATGCACATATGATAACATCCAGGCACTTCAGCATGGATCAAATGAGTTCACCACAGCTTCCATCAGCCGGCCCTCGTCAGTCAAG GTCATGAGGAAGAGGAGTAGGCCAGGGATTAACATCATGGGTCTTTCCAAAGTGTCCTCTCAAGTTAATACTCATCAATCTTCTGATTCTGGCAAGAGGAAGCTTCCTCCATTTGCTCTTTCATTTGCTGCTGCACCTACCTTTTTCCTCTGTTTGCATCTTAAGTTGCTGATGGAGCAGTCAACAGCTCATGTAGGCCTTTGTAATCAGGAAACAACAGATGGTCAGGAAGATTCTGGTTTGGTCACTGATGACTATTCTAACATTGATGATTGCTCTAACAGGAGTTCAGAAATTATTCTGCAGAAAGATACGACGACTTTGTCAAATGATGCTACAGGTGATGGATGGTCCTGTCCTGGGTTAGATCCTTTAATGGATCCCTCTGCTTGTGGTGATCAAGCAGTCTCTCAAAATGACCAGAGTATTGGTCTTCAAGGTACTGGAACTTCTATTTCCCATGGTTCTGAGGGGCTTGGTAATACACGCTCACGAGAGTCACAATCCCATCATTCAGCCCCAAAGCTAGGATCTTTACCTTCAAATTCTTTAATACACCAGGATAAGGTGGATGGAGGTTCTCATTCTTTTAATGGTGATCTCCGTGTCCAGATTCCTTCAGTTGATGAATTTGAGAAGCCTAATAATGCTCAACAGTCTCCTGATTTGTCTTGGAATGTAAATGGAAGTGTTATTCCAAGCTCCAATCGAACTGCTCCAAGAAGTTCTTACCGGAGCCGGAATAGTTCGATGTCATTGGGATTCCAGTCACATCTGTGGTCTGATGGCAAGCCTGACTCTCTTTACAATGATTTTAGCAGCGGACCTAAAAAGCCACGTACACAAGTGTCATATTCAGTGCCTTTTGCAGGGTATGAGTTAAGTTCAAGGCACAGAGGCCATAATCAGAAAGGGCTTCCTAACAAACGAATTAGAAAGGCTAGTGAGAAGAAGTCATCAGATGTTACTAGGGCCCCTGAAAAGAATTTTGAATGCTTATCTTGTGATGCAAATGTGTTGATTACAGCTGGTGATAAAGGGTGGAGAGAATATGGGTCCCATGTTGTATTAGAGCTGTTTGATCATAATGAGTGGAAACTCTCCGTGAAAGTTTTAGGAGTTACAAGGTATTCCTACAAAGCACTTCAGTTTATACAGCTTGGATCAACAAATCGTTATACACATGCAATGATGTGGAAAGGAGATAAGGATTGGATCTTGGAATTTCCTGACAGGAGTCAGTGGGCTCTATTCAAGGAGATGCATGAGGAATGCTACAACCGGAACCTGCGTGCTGCTTCAGTTAAAAACATACCTATTCCTGGTGTTCACTTGATAGAAGAAAATGATGATAACGGGTCTGAGGTAACTTTTGTTCGGAGCTCTATGTATTTTCAACAGGTTGAAACAGATTTTGAGATGGCTCTGAATCCATCCCGGGTTCTGTATGACATGGATAGCGAGGATGAGCAATGGTTTTCGAACATTCAAAATTCTGATAAGTACAACAGTGACTTGAATGGGATCACGGAGGAGATGTTTGAGAAGACAATGGACCTGTTTGAAAAGGCTGCATATGCTAAGATGCGTGATCAGTTTACACCACATGAAATAGAGGAACTCACGTTTCACGTTGGGCCTTTGGGTTTAGTCAAGATCATTTACGACCATTGGCTCCAGAGAAGGCAGAAGAAGGGAATGGCTTTAATACGACACTTTCAG ATGCCTATGTGGGAACGATATCAACAGCAACTGAAGGAGTGGGAAGTAGCCGTGACTAAGAATAACATTGCTTCTAATGGATGCCTGGACAAGGGTGCAACTTTGGAGAAGCCAGCCATGTTTGCTTTCTGTCTGAAACCAAGAGGTTTGGAATCACAGAACAAGGGATTAAAACAtcgatctcaaaagaaaatatcaGTCTCTGGGCATACAAACAGATTTCGATATCATGATGGTTTCCAAACTAATG GAAGAAGACCAAATGGCTCAGCATTTTCTGATGAAAGGTATCCAGGCCATAGTTATGATTCTTTGGATGATTCTCCAGTGCCTCTGACATCACCAAGAGTATTCTCCCAACGGGATACTGCCAGCATGAAATATTATTCTATGAGCAATGATGTATACTACAGAAATCATATGCAGAAAATTAACAGGAGCAAGTCCAAGAAACTTGGGTCATTTACGCACAATAATGATTCACATACACCAGCTTCTTACAGCCAGAGACTGCCATCGTCGTCAGCTAAAAGAAATGGGGTTAGAACAAACGTGGTCAAATATGAGTTACCAGGTCACAGGAAGTACGTACCAGATAGCCCTCAGAagcagtggattgaacaactgaaTGGTTCAGACCTAGAGGAGTTTAGACGGCGTGACTTAGTAAATGCTGCTCAGCGTGCACGCAAAATAGCTAAGTTAAAGAGAGAGAGGGCTAAAAAATTGCATTCTAGAGCAGATGTAGCAATTCACAGGGCCATGGTTGCTCTTATGATTGCTGAAGCAAAGAAGGCTTCCGAGGAAGAGGTTGGTGAAGGTAATAAGAACCAATAG